A stretch of Geomonas oryzisoli DNA encodes these proteins:
- a CDS encoding pirin family protein, which yields MITVRRANDRGHADHGWLNTYHTFSFADYYDRRYMGFRDLRVINEDRVKPGVGFPTHPHRDMEIISYVLEGALAHRDSMGTGSVIRPGDVQRMSAGTGITHSEFNDSKVDPLHFFQIWILPERTGITPSYEQKYFSDQEKRGRLRLIASPDGHDDSVTIHQDVRLYATLLDSGEEIVHRLPAGQHAWVQVARGKLLVNGHLLEAGDGAAVSNEDLLRLTAKEAVEALVFELP from the coding sequence ATGATCACCGTCAGAAGAGCAAACGACAGAGGCCATGCCGATCACGGCTGGCTCAACACCTACCACACCTTTTCCTTCGCCGATTACTACGACCGGCGTTACATGGGATTCAGGGACCTGCGGGTCATCAACGAGGACCGGGTAAAACCCGGAGTGGGCTTCCCCACCCACCCGCACCGCGACATGGAGATCATCTCCTACGTACTGGAAGGCGCGCTCGCGCACCGCGACAGCATGGGGACCGGTTCCGTGATACGCCCCGGCGACGTGCAGCGTATGAGTGCCGGCACCGGCATTACCCACAGCGAGTTCAACGACAGCAAGGTCGACCCGCTCCACTTTTTCCAGATCTGGATCCTGCCCGAGCGGACCGGGATCACCCCGAGCTACGAGCAGAAGTACTTCTCGGACCAGGAGAAGCGTGGCCGCCTGCGCCTGATTGCTTCCCCGGACGGGCATGACGACTCGGTTACCATCCACCAGGACGTGCGGTTATACGCGACACTCCTGGACTCGGGCGAGGAAATCGTGCATCGCCTCCCGGCGGGACAGCATGCCTGGGTGCAGGTAGCGCGGGGCAAACTGCTCGTGAACGGCCATCTTTTGGAGGCAGGAGACGGGGCAGCGGTCAGCAACGAAGACCTGCTGCGCCTGACCGCGAAAGAAGCGGTCGAGGCGCTGGTCTTCGAACTGCCGTAA
- the dnaE gene encoding DNA polymerase III subunit alpha, whose translation MDSPANFVHLHLHSQYSLLDGAIRIGDLVKKAKEYHMPAVAVTDHGNMFGSLEFFLKAQDKGVKPILGCEVYIAPGSRLDKKAPTAADPVTSYHLILLAENMTGFKNLCYLSSAGYKDGFYRRPRIDKELLEKHREGLICLSACLQGEIAYLAGRNKMEEAKAAAIWYADMFPGSYYLEIQENGIPEQTIANRRVMEIARELNLPLVATNDCHYLNKEDAKAHEILLCIQTGKTMSDPSRMRFTTEAFYVKSPEEMARDFHYCPEALENTVKIAERCHYEFDFKTYHFPAYEAPPGETLDDQLERESIQGLKLRLEKIKIKYPDLTPEQEQAYHDRLRIELDCIRHMGFPGYFLIVADFINWAKDHGIPVGPGRGSAAGSLVAFCIRITDIDPMPYNLLFERFLNPERISMPDIDVDFCQDRREEVIQYMVERYGREKVCQIAAFGTMAARGVIRDVGRALDLTFADVDKIAKLVPEVLGITLDKAIEQEPKLKELMAADAKVNEVMTVALRLEGLARHISTHAAGLVVAPRQMEDFCPVYKDQKTGSLTTQYSMKYVEKVGLVKFDFLGLKNLTVIDNACKHIRNGKDPNFDITLLTDDDPETYKLLQAGNTTGVFQLESSGMKELLVKLKPSCFEDIIAVCALYRPGPLGSGMVDDFIERKHGRKQTVYDLPQLEPVLKDTYGVIVYQEQVMQISRSLAGYSLGGADLLRRAMGKKDAEQMAKERLKFMEGSEKLGLDSKKCAAIFDLMAKFAEYGFNKSHSAAYALVAYQTAYLKAHYPVEFMAALLTEDMSNTDKVIKSIGDCREMGIEVLPPDINESLRSFRVLDTAMRFGLGAVKNVGEGAIEAILEARGDEPFKDIFDFCERVDLRRCNKRVIEALIKSGAFDCTKAKRAQLMAVLEDAAAQGQRVQQERESAQVSLFGMAEIQRGSNGGGNRLPDIPEWDEKYRLGCEKEAIGFFITGHPLDRYVADMRRFSNVDCSSINEAKDKSEVKICGVPASLKEIMTKKGDRMGFVTLEDLVGSLEVVVFSDVYARCSEFLKGDDPVHITGTVEHGEKGAKIMASDIVLLRDLVERETRRVNFTIDAKEADPGKLKTLKDIISRYQGICRSFLHLDIENSSRVTIRLSDVYKVAASEELTVEVSNLFGYNAVSFE comes from the coding sequence ATGGATTCACCTGCCAATTTCGTACATCTTCATCTGCACTCCCAGTACTCCCTGCTGGACGGCGCCATCCGCATCGGCGACCTGGTCAAGAAGGCCAAGGAATACCACATGCCTGCGGTGGCGGTTACCGACCACGGCAACATGTTCGGCTCCCTCGAGTTCTTCCTGAAGGCCCAGGACAAGGGGGTCAAGCCGATCCTCGGCTGTGAAGTCTATATCGCCCCCGGCTCCCGTCTCGACAAGAAAGCCCCCACCGCCGCTGACCCGGTCACCAGCTACCACCTCATCCTGCTGGCCGAGAACATGACCGGTTTCAAGAACCTCTGCTACCTCAGCTCTGCCGGCTACAAGGACGGCTTCTACCGTCGCCCCCGCATCGACAAAGAACTGCTGGAGAAGCACAGGGAAGGTCTTATCTGCCTCTCCGCCTGTCTCCAGGGAGAGATCGCCTACCTCGCGGGCAGGAACAAGATGGAGGAGGCCAAGGCTGCCGCCATCTGGTACGCCGACATGTTCCCGGGGAGCTACTATCTCGAGATCCAGGAGAACGGGATCCCAGAGCAGACCATCGCCAACAGGCGGGTGATGGAGATCGCGCGCGAGCTCAACCTGCCGCTGGTCGCCACCAACGACTGTCACTACCTCAACAAGGAAGACGCCAAGGCGCACGAGATCCTGCTCTGCATCCAGACCGGCAAGACCATGAGCGACCCGAGCCGGATGCGCTTCACCACTGAGGCCTTCTACGTGAAGAGCCCGGAGGAGATGGCACGGGACTTCCACTATTGCCCCGAGGCGCTGGAAAACACGGTCAAGATCGCCGAACGCTGCCATTACGAGTTCGATTTCAAGACCTATCACTTCCCGGCCTATGAGGCGCCGCCGGGCGAAACCCTCGATGACCAGCTGGAGCGCGAGTCCATCCAAGGACTCAAGCTGCGCCTCGAGAAGATCAAGATCAAGTACCCGGACCTGACCCCGGAACAGGAGCAGGCCTACCACGACCGCCTGCGCATCGAGCTGGACTGCATCAGGCACATGGGGTTCCCGGGCTACTTCCTCATCGTTGCGGACTTCATCAACTGGGCCAAGGACCACGGCATTCCGGTCGGGCCGGGCAGGGGCTCGGCGGCCGGTTCGCTGGTCGCCTTCTGCATCAGGATCACCGACATCGACCCGATGCCCTACAACCTGCTGTTCGAGCGATTCCTCAACCCCGAACGTATCTCCATGCCGGATATCGACGTCGACTTCTGCCAGGACCGCCGCGAAGAGGTGATCCAGTACATGGTCGAGCGCTACGGCAGGGAGAAGGTCTGCCAGATCGCCGCCTTCGGTACCATGGCGGCCCGCGGCGTCATCCGTGACGTCGGGCGCGCCCTCGACCTCACCTTCGCTGACGTGGATAAGATCGCCAAGCTGGTTCCCGAGGTTTTGGGCATCACCTTGGACAAGGCCATCGAGCAGGAGCCCAAACTCAAGGAGTTGATGGCGGCCGACGCGAAGGTGAACGAGGTCATGACCGTCGCGCTGCGCCTGGAGGGGCTTGCCCGTCACATCTCCACCCACGCGGCGGGCCTCGTCGTTGCGCCCCGGCAGATGGAAGACTTCTGCCCGGTCTACAAGGACCAGAAGACCGGCTCGCTGACCACCCAGTACTCGATGAAGTACGTGGAGAAGGTCGGCCTGGTGAAGTTCGACTTCCTCGGCCTCAAGAACCTCACCGTCATCGACAACGCCTGCAAGCACATCCGTAACGGCAAGGATCCCAACTTCGACATCACCCTGTTGACGGACGACGATCCCGAAACCTACAAGCTGCTGCAGGCCGGCAACACCACCGGCGTGTTCCAGCTCGAGTCCAGCGGCATGAAGGAGCTCCTGGTCAAGCTGAAGCCCTCCTGCTTCGAGGACATCATCGCGGTCTGCGCCCTCTACCGTCCGGGCCCGCTCGGCTCCGGCATGGTGGACGACTTCATCGAGAGAAAGCACGGCCGCAAGCAGACCGTCTACGACCTGCCGCAGTTGGAGCCGGTCCTCAAGGACACCTACGGCGTCATCGTCTACCAGGAACAGGTCATGCAGATCTCCCGTTCCCTGGCAGGTTACTCGCTCGGCGGCGCCGACCTCTTGCGCCGCGCCATGGGTAAGAAAGACGCCGAACAGATGGCGAAGGAACGCCTGAAGTTCATGGAAGGCTCCGAGAAGCTGGGGCTCGATTCCAAGAAGTGCGCCGCCATCTTCGACCTCATGGCGAAGTTCGCCGAGTACGGCTTCAACAAGTCGCACTCCGCCGCCTATGCCCTGGTCGCCTACCAGACCGCATACCTCAAGGCCCACTACCCGGTGGAGTTCATGGCCGCCCTCCTCACCGAGGACATGAGCAACACCGACAAGGTGATCAAGAGCATCGGCGACTGCCGCGAGATGGGGATCGAGGTGCTCCCGCCTGACATCAACGAGTCGCTGCGCTCTTTCCGCGTGCTTGATACCGCCATGCGCTTCGGCTTGGGCGCCGTCAAGAACGTGGGCGAGGGGGCCATCGAGGCGATCCTGGAGGCCCGCGGCGATGAGCCCTTCAAGGACATCTTCGACTTCTGCGAGCGGGTCGACCTGCGCCGCTGCAACAAGAGGGTCATCGAAGCGCTCATAAAAAGCGGTGCCTTCGACTGCACCAAGGCGAAACGCGCCCAGCTCATGGCCGTACTGGAAGACGCCGCCGCGCAAGGGCAGCGCGTGCAGCAGGAGCGCGAGAGCGCCCAGGTGTCGCTCTTCGGCATGGCCGAGATCCAGCGCGGCTCCAACGGCGGCGGCAACCGGCTCCCCGATATCCCGGAGTGGGACGAGAAGTATCGCCTTGGCTGCGAGAAGGAGGCTATCGGCTTCTTCATCACCGGCCACCCCCTGGACCGCTACGTGGCCGACATGCGCCGCTTCTCCAACGTGGACTGTTCCTCCATCAACGAGGCGAAGGACAAGAGCGAGGTGAAGATCTGCGGCGTCCCGGCAAGCCTCAAGGAGATCATGACCAAGAAGGGTGACCGGATGGGCTTCGTTACCCTCGAGGACCTGGTCGGCTCGCTGGAGGTGGTGGTCTTCTCCGATGTCTACGCGCGCTGCTCCGAGTTTCTCAAAGGCGACGATCCGGTGCACATCACCGGTACGGTCGAGCATGGCGAGAAAGGGGCCAAGATCATGGCCAGCGACATCGTCCTGTTGCGTGATCTGGTGGAGCGGGAGACGCGCAGGGTGAACTTCACCATAGACGCAAAAGAGGCCGATCCCGGGAAGCTGAAGACACTCAAAGACATCATCTCCCGCTACCAGGGGATCTGTCGCAGCTTCCTGCACCTTGACATAGAAAACAGTTCGCGAGTCACCATCCGCCTTTCCGATGTATACAAAGTGGCCGCCAGCGAAGAATTAACAGTGGAAGTGAGTAACCTCTTCGGCTATAATGCCGTGTCCTTCGAGTAG
- a CDS encoding acetyl-CoA carboxylase carboxyltransferase subunit alpha: protein MALQQSYLDFEKPLAELDKKIQELLAFSTEGVDLSVEVAKLEEKAEKMREDMFANLSRWQTAQVARHINRPFTLDYLSLIFTEFVELHGDRNFGDDHAIVGGLARLDGEPVMVIGHQKGRDTKEKVFRNFGMPNPEGYRKALRLMEMAERFKLPIITFVDTPGAFPGIGAEERGQAEAIARNLREMSRLTVPIIVVITGEGGSGGALAIAVGDRVLMLQHSVYAVISPEGCAAILWSDGTKGAQAAEALKLTAKDIKDLDVIDEIVPEPAGGAHRDHEAMAKNLHEALSRNLKELKGIAADELIEQRYQKFRKMSRFTE from the coding sequence ATGGCACTGCAGCAAAGCTATCTGGACTTTGAGAAGCCGCTGGCGGAACTGGACAAGAAAATCCAGGAACTGCTGGCATTTTCCACTGAGGGGGTCGATCTCTCTGTAGAGGTCGCCAAACTTGAGGAGAAAGCCGAGAAGATGCGTGAAGACATGTTCGCCAATCTTTCCCGCTGGCAGACGGCCCAGGTGGCCCGCCATATCAACCGTCCTTTCACCCTTGACTACTTAAGCCTCATCTTCACCGAGTTCGTCGAACTGCACGGCGACCGCAACTTCGGCGACGACCATGCCATCGTGGGCGGCCTGGCCAGGCTGGACGGCGAGCCGGTCATGGTGATCGGCCACCAGAAGGGGCGCGACACCAAGGAGAAGGTGTTCCGCAACTTCGGCATGCCCAACCCGGAAGGGTACCGCAAGGCGCTGCGCCTGATGGAGATGGCCGAGCGCTTCAAGCTTCCCATCATCACCTTCGTGGACACCCCGGGCGCTTTCCCCGGCATCGGCGCCGAGGAGCGCGGTCAGGCCGAGGCCATTGCCCGCAACTTGAGGGAGATGTCCCGTCTCACCGTACCCATCATCGTCGTCATTACCGGCGAAGGGGGCTCCGGCGGCGCACTTGCCATCGCCGTGGGCGACCGGGTCCTAATGCTGCAGCACTCCGTTTATGCCGTCATCTCGCCGGAAGGATGCGCCGCGATTCTGTGGTCCGACGGTACCAAGGGAGCCCAGGCCGCCGAGGCTCTGAAGCTCACCGCCAAGGACATCAAGGATCTCGACGTCATCGACGAGATCGTCCCCGAGCCTGCAGGCGGCGCGCACCGTGATCACGAGGCGATGGCCAAAAATCTGCACGAGGCTCTTTCCAGGAACCTGAAGGAGCTGAAGGGGATCGCAGCTGACGAACTGATCGAGCAGCGCTACCAGAAGTTCAGGAAGATGAGCCGCTTCACCGAGTAA
- a CDS encoding DUF445 domain-containing protein: MDIRQATLKRNKTIAGALLVGAALLFIVARLNHGAGAWGWVAAFAEAAMVGALADWFAVVALFRHPLGLPIPHTAIVAEKKESIADNMGRFIQEKFLATEVLVERMRQFDPARHLCNYLISRDNAEGLAKGITRVISESIEFLEDERVGKVVSAALGERIDRFDAAASAANVLESLRKESRHQVVLDELLRRLGGWLATPESQEKVAVALDNWVDAEYPLLSKFIPNRPQFSRNAGEKIVRKVSGFLEAVNADPTHELRHEFDRAVSDFIVKLKHDEVMRAKVAELKQELVNNQQLSHYAKGLVTDLKDWMVQDLAREHSNIQKKVADAAVALGNTLSRSGELTDSINEHLEGVVRRYAGDLRSGLARHIAGTVKEWENEEFIDEIELSIGSDLQFIRMNGTLVGGMIGILLHAASLVLG; encoded by the coding sequence ATGGATATCAGACAGGCAACACTCAAAAGAAACAAAACCATTGCCGGCGCCCTGCTTGTGGGCGCCGCCTTGCTTTTCATCGTGGCACGATTGAACCACGGCGCCGGGGCCTGGGGCTGGGTCGCCGCCTTCGCCGAGGCCGCCATGGTAGGCGCTCTCGCTGACTGGTTCGCGGTCGTGGCCCTGTTTCGGCACCCGCTGGGGCTCCCCATCCCGCACACGGCCATCGTCGCGGAGAAAAAGGAGAGTATCGCCGACAACATGGGGCGCTTCATCCAGGAGAAGTTCCTCGCCACCGAGGTCCTGGTGGAGCGGATGCGGCAATTCGATCCGGCCCGGCACCTGTGCAACTACCTTATTAGCCGTGACAACGCCGAGGGGCTGGCAAAGGGCATCACCCGGGTCATCTCGGAGTCGATCGAGTTCCTGGAGGACGAGCGGGTCGGCAAGGTGGTGAGCGCGGCTTTGGGCGAGCGGATCGACAGGTTCGACGCGGCCGCCTCGGCGGCAAACGTCCTGGAGAGTCTGAGGAAGGAGAGCAGGCACCAGGTGGTGCTCGACGAACTGCTCAGACGCCTGGGAGGATGGCTGGCGACCCCGGAATCGCAGGAGAAGGTGGCGGTTGCCCTGGACAACTGGGTGGATGCCGAGTACCCGCTTTTGAGCAAGTTCATTCCGAACCGTCCCCAGTTCTCCCGTAACGCCGGGGAGAAGATCGTCAGGAAGGTGAGCGGTTTCCTGGAGGCGGTCAACGCTGACCCGACTCACGAACTGCGCCACGAATTCGACCGGGCGGTGAGTGACTTCATCGTGAAGCTGAAGCACGACGAGGTGATGCGGGCCAAGGTGGCCGAACTGAAGCAGGAACTGGTCAACAACCAGCAGCTCTCCCACTATGCCAAGGGCCTGGTCACCGACCTGAAGGATTGGATGGTGCAGGACCTGGCCCGCGAGCACTCGAACATCCAGAAAAAGGTTGCCGACGCGGCCGTGGCGCTGGGGAACACCCTGTCCCGGAGCGGCGAGTTGACCGATTCCATCAACGAGCACCTGGAGGGCGTGGTGAGAAGGTACGCCGGCGATCTGAGAAGCGGCCTGGCCAGACACATCGCCGGGACGGTCAAAGAGTGGGAGAACGAGGAATTCATCGACGAGATCGAGCTCAGCATAGGGTCCGATCTTCAGTTCATCAGGATGAACGGGACGCTCGTCGGCGGTATGATCGGCATCCTGCTGCACGCGGCGTCGCTTGTCTTAGGTTAA
- a CDS encoding YncE family protein: protein MTNPYRRNGQQYLYFSQKTGDSICVMDIGKEKPKLVETIKVGMQPEQLATNRSKTRLYAINRGSDSITIIDTTTAPMEVIATVSLGAEPYAISIDPEQTRAFVSCGPMDDGSIKIIDLTVTPPVLQSSTPVRGILFCGMAVSPDGKRLFVTGGPKDDTINDSLSVYDITASAPVLIAAVAGQNESPEFVYVNPTGSFAISSFRQGGINVFDAAATPPVLLSTVGSGEVNGAALSPDGDLLLMGYAEPAGGLGNYAVYDVSTIPLGTALFFTNAYAPGPMTFSADGTKLYMVSANELVTFDMTMHPPEVASHVTVTGPAGGVTI from the coding sequence ATGACCAATCCCTACCGAAGAAACGGCCAGCAGTACCTCTACTTCTCCCAGAAAACAGGGGACAGCATCTGCGTGATGGACATCGGCAAAGAAAAGCCGAAGCTGGTGGAAACCATCAAGGTCGGCATGCAGCCTGAACAGCTGGCGACCAACAGGAGCAAGACGCGGCTGTATGCCATCAACAGAGGGTCGGACAGTATCACCATCATAGACACAACCACCGCTCCCATGGAGGTCATTGCCACTGTGTCGCTGGGGGCGGAGCCCTATGCCATATCGATCGATCCGGAACAGACCAGGGCCTTCGTGAGCTGCGGCCCCATGGACGACGGCAGCATCAAGATCATCGACCTTACCGTCACGCCGCCGGTGCTGCAAAGTTCCACACCCGTACGCGGCATCCTGTTTTGTGGCATGGCAGTGTCGCCCGACGGCAAACGCCTCTTTGTCACCGGCGGTCCCAAGGATGACACCATCAACGACAGCCTCTCCGTCTATGACATCACCGCCAGCGCACCGGTACTGATAGCCGCCGTCGCCGGGCAGAACGAGAGCCCCGAATTCGTCTATGTCAATCCGACCGGCTCCTTTGCCATCTCAAGCTTCAGACAGGGTGGGATCAACGTCTTCGATGCGGCCGCCACCCCACCGGTGCTGTTGTCGACGGTAGGCAGCGGCGAGGTGAACGGCGCGGCGCTCAGCCCCGACGGAGATCTGCTCCTCATGGGCTATGCCGAACCCGCCGGCGGGCTGGGAAACTACGCTGTTTATGACGTCTCAACCATTCCGCTTGGCACCGCCCTCTTCTTCACCAATGCCTATGCGCCCGGCCCGATGACCTTCAGCGCGGACGGCACCAAGTTGTACATGGTGAGCGCAAACGAGTTGGTGACCTTCGACATGACCATGCACCCGCCGGAAGTGGCAAGCCATGTCACTGTCACCGGCCCGGCCGGAGGGGTCACCATTTAG
- a CDS encoding pseudouridine synthase, giving the protein MQERLQKILSQAGIASRRESETIIAAGRVAVNGVVVTELGTKADPDNDAITVDGKPITVTEKRLYLLLYKPVGYMTTMKDPEGRPIVTELLKGIRERVYPVGRLDYNTEGLLLLTNDGAFANMLMHPSHEVDKGYLVRVSGQVSAEQIRKLAEGVKLEDGMTAPAKVLPVSESENNSWISITIHEGRYRQVRRMCEAVGLNVVRLKRSRYDFLEIGDMKPGDFRHLTAEEVAKLRRKTVPSGTGRGPRKTGIVARRKTAPRR; this is encoded by the coding sequence ATGCAGGAGCGTTTGCAAAAGATACTTTCGCAGGCTGGAATCGCCTCACGGCGCGAGTCTGAAACGATCATCGCGGCGGGACGGGTGGCCGTGAACGGCGTGGTGGTCACGGAACTGGGAACCAAGGCCGATCCCGACAACGACGCCATCACCGTGGACGGCAAACCGATCACGGTCACCGAGAAGCGGCTCTATCTGCTCCTTTACAAGCCGGTGGGCTACATGACCACGATGAAGGATCCCGAGGGGCGTCCCATCGTCACAGAACTGCTGAAGGGGATCAGGGAACGCGTGTATCCGGTGGGGCGGCTGGACTACAATACCGAGGGGTTGCTGCTTTTGACCAACGACGGCGCATTCGCCAACATGCTGATGCACCCGAGCCACGAGGTGGACAAGGGGTATCTGGTCCGGGTGAGCGGGCAGGTGTCGGCTGAGCAGATCCGCAAACTGGCCGAAGGTGTCAAGCTGGAGGATGGCATGACCGCGCCGGCCAAGGTGCTCCCCGTGAGCGAAAGCGAGAACAACTCCTGGATATCGATCACCATCCACGAGGGACGCTACCGCCAGGTGCGGCGCATGTGCGAGGCGGTGGGGTTGAACGTGGTGCGTCTGAAGAGGTCGCGTTACGACTTCCTCGAGATCGGCGACATGAAACCGGGGGACTTCAGGCACCTCACTGCCGAAGAGGTGGCCAAGCTCAGGAGGAAGACGGTCCCCAGCGGCACCGGTCGTGGCCCCCGCAAGACTGGCATAGTGGCAAGGAGAAAGACCGCTCCGCGCCGGTGA
- a CDS encoding MucR family transcriptional regulator, with translation MASSLLELTASIVSSHASVTEMSGEDLLLELQKVHGALQKLEVETGEGVERVEGKGPAVPLKKAFQPDQVSCMLCGKSGMKTLARHLAQVHGIKPGEYRKQFGIPSNQALTAKNFSEARRRMAQEKGLADNLAKARAVRAAKLAAKGGAEKKPAKTPRVPKQKQQMSA, from the coding sequence ATGGCATCATCACTGCTCGAATTGACGGCAAGCATAGTCTCTTCACATGCCTCGGTTACAGAGATGTCAGGCGAAGATTTGCTTCTAGAACTGCAGAAGGTGCACGGCGCCCTGCAGAAGCTCGAAGTGGAAACCGGTGAGGGGGTGGAAAGGGTCGAGGGCAAAGGGCCTGCCGTTCCCCTGAAAAAGGCGTTTCAGCCTGATCAGGTGAGCTGCATGCTCTGCGGCAAGAGCGGCATGAAGACCCTCGCACGCCACCTGGCACAGGTGCATGGCATCAAACCCGGCGAGTACCGCAAGCAGTTCGGTATTCCCAGCAACCAGGCCCTGACTGCCAAGAACTTCTCCGAGGCGCGCAGAAGAATGGCACAGGAGAAGGGACTTGCAGACAACCTGGCCAAGGCGCGCGCCGTGCGGGCGGCGAAGCTGGCTGCCAAAGGCGGTGCCGAAAAAAAGCCCGCGAAGACGCCGCGTGTGCCGAAACAGAAACAGCAGATGAGCGCGTAG
- a CDS encoding 4Fe-4S binding protein gives MGRIVIDEMRCKGCGICTIACPKKLIRLCEKVNIQGYAPAEAPDLEQCTGCALCAEICPDVAITVFK, from the coding sequence ATGGGGAGAATTGTAATAGACGAAATGCGCTGCAAGGGTTGCGGTATCTGCACCATTGCTTGCCCAAAGAAGCTGATCAGGCTGTGCGAAAAGGTCAATATCCAGGGATATGCACCTGCTGAGGCTCCCGATCTGGAGCAGTGCACCGGGTGTGCTCTCTGCGCCGAAATCTGTCCGGACGTTGCCATCACTGTCTTCAAATAG
- a CDS encoding 3-methyl-2-oxobutanoate dehydrogenase subunit VorB, with the protein MSKRLFVKGNEAAAMGAVEAGCRYYFGYPITPQSDIPEYLSRELPPLNGEFIQAESEIGAINMLLGASATGARAMTSSSSPGISLKQEGISYMAGAELPGVIINISRSGPGLGGIDASQSDYFQCVKGGGHGGYHIPVLAPNSVQEMYDLTMHAFDLADLYRTPVMLLGDSVIGQMKEALIPNPRPVRELPAKGWAVRGKSGAEQRVVKSLFLGDGELEAHNWHLHAKYQVMKEKECISEEYETADARLIVAGFGSVSRIAHTAVTMARAEGMKVGLFRPVTLFPFPEQALAQAAARAGKVLVVELNTGQMVEDVRLSVGAAAQVSFYGRPPGAGSLPSPEELLEVIRKNYQETAR; encoded by the coding sequence TTGTCTAAACGGCTTTTTGTCAAAGGAAACGAGGCCGCTGCCATGGGCGCGGTAGAGGCGGGCTGCCGCTACTACTTCGGATATCCCATCACCCCGCAAAGCGACATCCCTGAATACCTTTCGCGTGAACTCCCCCCCCTGAACGGCGAGTTCATCCAGGCCGAGAGCGAGATAGGGGCGATCAACATGCTTTTGGGCGCCTCCGCAACCGGAGCGCGCGCCATGACCTCCTCCTCGAGCCCCGGCATCTCGCTCAAGCAGGAGGGGATTTCCTATATGGCCGGAGCCGAGCTCCCCGGCGTCATCATCAACATCTCCCGATCCGGCCCGGGTCTGGGCGGCATCGACGCCTCCCAGTCGGACTACTTCCAGTGCGTCAAGGGCGGCGGCCACGGCGGCTATCACATCCCGGTGCTCGCCCCCAACTCCGTGCAGGAGATGTACGACCTCACCATGCACGCCTTCGACCTGGCCGACCTGTACCGCACCCCGGTCATGCTGCTGGGAGATTCCGTCATCGGCCAGATGAAGGAGGCGCTCATCCCCAACCCGCGTCCGGTGCGCGAACTGCCGGCCAAGGGGTGGGCGGTGCGCGGCAAGAGCGGTGCCGAGCAGCGTGTGGTCAAGTCCCTGTTCCTGGGTGACGGCGAGCTCGAGGCGCACAACTGGCACCTGCACGCCAAGTACCAGGTGATGAAGGAGAAGGAGTGCATCTCCGAGGAATACGAGACTGCCGACGCCCGCCTCATCGTCGCCGGTTTCGGCTCCGTTTCCCGGATCGCCCACACCGCGGTGACCATGGCGCGCGCCGAAGGGATGAAGGTGGGGCTGTTCCGCCCGGTCACCCTGTTCCCGTTCCCCGAGCAGGCCCTGGCGCAGGCCGCGGCACGGGCCGGCAAGGTGCTCGTCGTGGAGCTCAACACCGGACAGATGGTCGAGGACGTCCGTCTCAGCGTGGGTGCCGCCGCGCAGGTCTCCTTCTACGGCAGGCCGCCGGGAGCGGGTTCCCTTCCTTCACCGGAGGAACTGCTCGAAGTGATCAGGAAGAACTACCAGGAGACGGCGCGCTAG
- a CDS encoding thiamine pyrophosphate-dependent enzyme has protein sequence MQQVFKRPQSLKDVQTHFCPGCHHGTIHRLVADAMDLYGVQDRTIGVASVGCSVFLYGYFDIDVVEAPHGRAPAVATGVKRARPDSFVFTYQGDGDLAAIGTAEIIHAANRGEDITVVFVNNTTYGMTGGQMAPTTLVGQKTSTSPYGRDKSKDGSPIKMAELMAQLGGVAYSARVAVDSPKHVLEAKKVMREAFGYQAQGKGFSFVEVLSACPTNWGMNPLKANARIGEEMIPYFPLGVFKKEEA, from the coding sequence ATGCAACAGGTTTTCAAAAGACCGCAGAGTTTGAAGGACGTGCAGACCCATTTCTGCCCCGGTTGTCACCACGGCACCATCCACCGCCTGGTGGCCGATGCCATGGATCTCTACGGGGTACAGGACCGGACCATCGGCGTGGCGTCGGTCGGCTGTTCCGTCTTCCTGTACGGCTATTTCGATATCGACGTGGTCGAGGCTCCCCACGGCAGGGCGCCCGCCGTTGCCACCGGCGTGAAGCGCGCCCGGCCCGACAGCTTCGTCTTCACCTACCAGGGTGACGGCGATTTGGCCGCCATCGGCACCGCCGAGATCATCCACGCCGCCAACCGCGGCGAGGACATCACCGTCGTCTTCGTGAACAACACCACCTACGGCATGACCGGCGGCCAGATGGCTCCGACCACCCTGGTGGGGCAGAAGACCTCCACCTCCCCCTACGGCCGCGACAAGTCCAAGGACGGCTCTCCGATCAAGATGGCGGAGTTGATGGCGCAGTTGGGCGGCGTCGCCTACTCCGCGCGGGTGGCGGTGGATTCGCCCAAGCATGTCCTCGAGGCCAAGAAGGTGATGCGCGAGGCCTTCGGCTACCAGGCCCAGGGCAAAGGGTTCTCGTTTGTCGAGGTGCTCTCCGCCTGTCCCACCAACTGGGGCATGAACCCTCTCAAGGCCAACGCGAGGATCGGCGAGGAGATGATCCCCTACTTCCCGCTGGGCGTGTTCAAGAAGGAAGAGGCGTAG